A region of Odocoileus virginianus isolate 20LAN1187 ecotype Illinois chromosome 11, Ovbor_1.2, whole genome shotgun sequence DNA encodes the following proteins:
- the IL19 gene encoding interleukin-19: MKAPCVSLCLLGAGLFLCSAHARGLRRCLMSMNLHRVEESFRGIKTAIQAKDTFQNVTILSPSETLHGTQPLDVCCVTKNLLAFYVDRVFKDHQELSPQIMRKISSLANSFLYMQKTLQQCQKLCHCRQEATNATRIIHDNYDQLEVRSAAIKALGELDVFLAWIDKHHGGTSAASRQGT; this comes from the exons ATGAAGGCGCCGTGcgtctccctctgcctcctgggtGCCGGGCTCTTCCTGTGCTCAGCGCACGCCCGAGGCCTCAGGAGATGCCTCATGTCCATGAACTTGCACCGTGTGGAGGAGAGCTTCCGAGGAATCAAAACAGCCATT CAGGCTAAGGACACCTTCCAAAACGTCACCATCCTGTCCCCGTCGGAGACCCTGCACGGCACTCAG CCCTTAGATGTATGCTGCGTGACCAAGAACCTCCTGGCATTTTATGTGGACAGAGTGTTCAAGGACCATCAGGAGCTGAGCCCCCAAATCATGAGAAAAATCAGCAGTCTTGCCAACTCTTTCCTCTACATGCAGAAGACTCTACAACAATGT CAGAAGCTGTGTCACTGCAGGCAGGAAGCAACCAATGCAACCAGAATCATCCATGACAACTATGATCAG CTGGAGGTCCGATCGGCTGCCATTAAGGCTCTGGGAGAGCTGGACGTCTTTCTAGCCTGGATTGACAAGCATCATGGAGGAACTTCCGCTGCCTCAAGACAAGGAACCTGA